From a single Bacillus pumilus genomic region:
- a CDS encoding carbohydrate ABC transporter permease has product MNDITKAQQPASFTSLRKQKMKRRQDSSLWWMYMPAVLVVSTFIVYPFLNGIQLSFTNWNGFSQTYEWVGLNQYKRLLQDPTTWLVVKNTLLYGIGSTILQNIIGLGYALLLNQSLKMRAITRTVIYLPVMISPIAMGYIWYFVFAYQGGALNDVMMFFGFDQMNVLGNPQLNTWIIVLVNTYQFVGIAMIIYLAGLQSIPKDYYEAAQLDGASSLQQFRRITLPLLMPSITINIVLNIIGGLKLFDVIVALTGGGPGDSSQSMSTFMYDLYFKRQDAGYAATQGVFMAVIILVISAAALIYFKRKETEV; this is encoded by the coding sequence ATGAATGACATCACAAAAGCACAGCAGCCAGCCTCATTCACCTCTTTACGAAAACAGAAAATGAAAAGAAGACAGGATTCATCCCTTTGGTGGATGTACATGCCAGCTGTTCTCGTTGTCAGTACCTTTATCGTTTATCCTTTTTTGAACGGAATTCAGCTTTCTTTTACGAATTGGAACGGGTTCTCACAAACTTATGAGTGGGTGGGCCTTAATCAATATAAACGTCTGCTTCAGGACCCAACAACATGGCTTGTAGTCAAAAATACGCTTCTATACGGAATCGGAAGCACAATCTTACAAAATATCATCGGACTTGGATATGCTCTCTTATTAAATCAAAGCTTAAAGATGAGAGCCATTACAAGAACAGTCATCTATTTACCTGTCATGATCAGTCCGATTGCGATGGGCTATATTTGGTATTTTGTGTTTGCTTACCAAGGTGGTGCCTTAAACGATGTGATGATGTTTTTCGGTTTTGACCAAATGAATGTGCTTGGGAATCCGCAATTAAACACATGGATCATTGTGCTTGTCAACACCTATCAATTCGTTGGGATTGCAATGATTATTTACTTAGCAGGCCTGCAAAGTATTCCTAAGGATTATTATGAAGCGGCACAACTAGATGGCGCATCAAGCCTCCAGCAATTCAGGCGGATCACATTGCCGCTCCTTATGCCATCCATCACCATTAACATTGTGCTCAATATCATTGGCGGGCTCAAGCTCTTTGATGTCATTGTGGCACTTACAGGCGGCGGACCTGGCGATTCCTCGCAATCCATGTCAACCTTTATGTATGATCTGTATTTCAAACGTCAAGATGCAGGCTATGCAGCAACACAAGGAGTCTTCATGGCGGTCATTATTCTTGTCATTAGTGCCGCAGCGCTCATTTATTTCAAACGAAAGGAGACCGAGGTGTGA
- a CDS encoding ABC transporter substrate-binding protein, which yields MNKKIMLMTAALVLTILLSACSNHSTSEANGKVTLTLFSTMSNSGERKTFEEVIREFEKEHPQIRIDANFPGNSYEDMIRVKMGAKDMPDLFDTHGWAKLRYSEYVADLKEMDWVKHLDPSLDQILKDQDGKVYAYPLNQAKDGLSFNANLLKEYHIEVPRTLDELKSALLAVKEKSKGEVVPLWIPGGDNSNIAQVFDELATPLLITDPKHQYGEELENGSFDWSLYTPLAQFMEELKDQDLLNKDVLTAKLSQAPELMAQNKIAFTFVGGSLGPETSELNPSIKVGTMPVPSIHEGDKQSWIGGERFTVAAWKDSKHLKEAKQFIDFLAKPENVKKIAEGTSSEAALKQVKAKNYYSTFYEEYKEVKIEPYFDRKYLPSGMWAVMATSGQELLAGSVTPEKLSKKMEEEYKRLKKQ from the coding sequence ATGAATAAAAAAATCATGCTCATGACTGCGGCTTTAGTTTTAACCATTCTTTTGTCTGCTTGTAGCAATCACAGTACGTCCGAAGCAAACGGAAAGGTCACCCTGACTCTCTTTTCGACGATGAGTAATAGTGGGGAGAGAAAAACATTTGAAGAAGTGATTCGTGAATTTGAAAAGGAGCATCCTCAAATTAGAATCGATGCCAACTTCCCAGGCAATAGCTATGAAGATATGATCCGCGTCAAAATGGGAGCAAAAGATATGCCGGATCTGTTTGACACACATGGCTGGGCCAAACTGCGTTATAGCGAGTATGTGGCTGATTTAAAAGAGATGGATTGGGTCAAACATCTTGATCCTTCACTCGATCAGATTTTAAAGGACCAAGATGGCAAAGTATATGCTTATCCGCTGAATCAAGCAAAAGACGGGCTAAGCTTTAATGCCAATCTATTAAAGGAATATCACATTGAAGTTCCTAGAACACTTGATGAACTAAAATCTGCTTTGCTGGCTGTTAAAGAAAAGAGCAAAGGAGAGGTTGTACCGCTCTGGATACCAGGAGGAGACAACTCAAATATCGCCCAAGTTTTTGATGAACTAGCCACCCCTTTATTAATCACCGATCCAAAACATCAATACGGAGAAGAACTTGAAAACGGATCATTTGATTGGTCTCTTTATACACCGCTTGCACAGTTCATGGAGGAGTTGAAAGATCAAGATCTTTTAAACAAAGATGTCCTCACAGCAAAACTCTCTCAAGCACCTGAACTGATGGCACAAAACAAAATAGCCTTCACCTTTGTCGGAGGCTCTTTAGGACCTGAAACATCTGAACTCAATCCATCGATCAAAGTCGGCACAATGCCTGTTCCATCTATTCATGAAGGAGATAAGCAAAGCTGGATTGGAGGAGAACGGTTTACTGTCGCTGCCTGGAAGGACTCCAAACATTTAAAAGAAGCAAAACAATTCATCGATTTTCTCGCAAAGCCTGAAAATGTGAAAAAAATCGCAGAAGGCACATCCTCTGAAGCAGCTTTAAAGCAAGTAAAAGCGAAAAACTATTACTCTACGTTTTACGAAGAGTATAAAGAGGTGAAGATTGAACCGTATTTCGATCGAAAATACTTACCAAGCGGCATGTGGGCTGTCATGGCAACATCGGGTCAAGAATTATTAGCAGGCTCCGTCACACCAGAGAAATTATCGAAGAAGATGGAAGAGGAATATAAACGTCTGAAAAAACAATAG
- the alsE gene encoding D-allulose 6-phosphate 3-epimerase encodes MTAIFSPSLMCMDLTHFREHIHILNTRADRYHVDVMDGHYVKNITLSPFFIEELRKLTDKPIDVHLMAEYPQEFLIDACIDAGASMICLHPEVVQRDVFRIIRHIHQRDCKVGFVLNPATPISALDSFIHLIDRVTIMTIDPGFAGQPFIKEMLCKIKKVRKIKEQEGYSYSIEVDGSCNESTFRLLAEAGNEIYIIGNSGLFGLHKQLDTAWQTMEQLFTKETASIESRD; translated from the coding sequence ATGACAGCCATTTTTTCACCTTCACTGATGTGCATGGATTTAACGCACTTCCGCGAACATATTCATATACTCAACACGAGAGCAGATCGATATCATGTCGACGTCATGGATGGTCATTACGTGAAAAATATCACCTTATCACCCTTTTTCATAGAAGAGCTTAGAAAACTGACAGATAAACCAATTGATGTTCACCTTATGGCAGAGTACCCCCAAGAATTTTTAATCGATGCCTGCATTGATGCAGGCGCAAGCATGATCTGCTTACACCCAGAGGTCGTGCAAAGAGACGTTTTTAGGATCATTCGGCATATTCATCAAAGAGACTGCAAAGTCGGCTTTGTCTTAAACCCCGCCACACCAATTTCGGCGTTAGATTCCTTTATACATTTAATAGACCGAGTGACGATCATGACAATCGATCCAGGCTTTGCAGGACAGCCTTTTATTAAAGAAATGCTTTGTAAAATCAAAAAGGTGAGAAAGATAAAAGAGCAAGAAGGGTACTCATATTCAATTGAAGTAGACGGCTCTTGTAATGAGAGCACGTTCCGGCTGCTTGCTGAGGCTGGAAACGAGATTTATATTATCGGCAACTCAGGTTTATTTGGACTTCACAAACAACTCGACACGGCTTGGCAGACAATGGAACAGTTGTTTACAAAAGAAACAGCCTCAATTGAATCACGTGACTAA
- a CDS encoding carbohydrate ABC transporter permease, with product MDNAFKRKKRWYTFLALLITTLHLIPFYILVTTSLKGIGDFSSKWLFPKALHLENFHTAWTEAQLGQSFLNTVIITFSSAVLLIILGSLAAYPLARRSTKLNKAVYVLFIAIMVIPPLTALVPLYKMVVQIGMMNTYQIAILNNVAAFLPLTIFLYAGFIRSTIPKELEEAARIDGAGTLRVFFTVVFPLLKPITASVLIIACVYIWNDYQFAIFFLQDKEMHTLTVALSHFFGQNQHQLQLVGAAALIAMLPMVTMFLLLQKYFIAGLSQGSVKG from the coding sequence ATGGATAACGCCTTTAAACGTAAGAAGAGATGGTATACCTTCCTCGCTCTTTTGATTACAACGCTTCATCTCATTCCATTTTATATCTTGGTGACGACATCATTAAAGGGGATAGGTGATTTCAGCTCAAAATGGCTGTTTCCGAAAGCACTTCATCTTGAAAACTTTCACACGGCATGGACAGAGGCTCAGCTTGGTCAGTCCTTTTTGAATACCGTGATCATTACGTTCAGCTCCGCTGTATTACTCATCATTCTTGGATCTCTTGCAGCTTATCCGCTCGCAAGAAGAAGCACAAAGCTTAATAAAGCAGTTTATGTTTTATTCATCGCTATTATGGTTATTCCACCGCTCACAGCACTTGTCCCGCTCTATAAAATGGTCGTTCAAATCGGGATGATGAACACCTATCAAATCGCTATTTTAAATAATGTCGCTGCTTTTTTACCGCTAACCATTTTCTTATACGCAGGCTTTATCCGGTCGACAATTCCAAAGGAGCTTGAAGAAGCAGCCCGTATTGATGGAGCGGGGACACTTAGAGTTTTTTTCACCGTCGTTTTTCCGCTTCTGAAGCCAATTACCGCATCTGTTTTAATCATTGCCTGTGTGTATATTTGGAACGACTATCAATTTGCTATCTTCTTTTTGCAAGATAAAGAGATGCATACACTCACAGTCGCCCTATCCCATTTTTTTGGTCAAAATCAACATCAGCTCCAGCTCGTTGGTGCCGCTGCACTCATTGCGATGCTGCCAATGGTGACGATGTTTTTACTGTTGCAAAAATATTTTATCGCAGGGCTTTCACAAGGCTCTGTCAAAGGGTAG
- a CDS encoding LacI family DNA-binding transcriptional regulator: MTTLKDIAHDAKVSVSTVSRVLNGDQTLAVSHATRQNILDIAKKLNYTPVRARKADQAEENSPSESPVIGIVVAQSIDEELNDPFFSSIRKGIEKEYAKQGLSTLHTFRLRSMDKRAMLKDIDGLIVIGRISPDTVEKMTNRMEHIVFINHYADEDLYDCVHVDFVRAADRAIRHLQSLGYTHLGYIGGKEREHYFDGNAVIEDERQTTFMRRMQEAGGLHMDDIHIGEYSMQDGYTLMQQAIKKGKLPQAFFIGSDSMAIGAMRALNEAGLRVPLDVSIVGFNDIEAASFSSPPLTTVKVYTEEMGEVGLKLLLERINGRKLPLKVVVPTKLIERGSTCLIHERG, translated from the coding sequence ATGACCACACTCAAAGATATTGCTCATGATGCTAAAGTATCCGTTTCTACTGTCTCCCGTGTGTTAAATGGCGATCAAACACTTGCCGTTTCTCACGCAACAAGACAAAACATCCTCGACATTGCAAAGAAGTTAAACTATACCCCAGTGAGAGCAAGAAAAGCCGATCAAGCAGAGGAAAACAGCCCATCTGAATCCCCAGTCATCGGTATCGTTGTCGCTCAATCCATTGACGAAGAATTAAATGATCCCTTTTTTTCATCGATTCGAAAAGGTATTGAAAAAGAATATGCCAAACAAGGTCTGTCTACCCTCCATACCTTTCGCCTGAGAAGCATGGACAAAAGGGCGATGCTAAAGGATATTGACGGTTTGATTGTCATTGGACGAATCAGCCCTGATACGGTTGAAAAAATGACAAACAGAATGGAACACATTGTTTTTATTAATCATTATGCGGATGAAGATTTGTATGATTGTGTGCATGTCGATTTTGTCAGAGCGGCAGATCGAGCGATTCGCCACCTGCAATCGCTTGGCTATACTCATCTAGGCTATATTGGCGGAAAAGAGCGGGAGCATTATTTCGACGGAAATGCTGTAATTGAGGACGAAAGACAAACGACGTTTATGAGAAGAATGCAGGAGGCGGGAGGTCTTCATATGGATGACATTCACATTGGGGAATACTCCATGCAAGATGGCTATACGCTCATGCAACAAGCTATTAAAAAAGGAAAGCTTCCACAAGCCTTTTTTATTGGGAGTGATTCAATGGCGATCGGTGCAATGCGCGCACTCAACGAAGCCGGTCTACGTGTACCTTTGGACGTATCCATTGTTGGGTTTAATGACATTGAAGCTGCTTCATTTTCAAGTCCGCCGCTTACAACCGTGAAAGTATATACAGAAGAAATGGGGGAAGTCGGCTTGAAGCTTTTGCTTGAGCGAATAAACGGCAGAAAGCTCCCTCTAAAAGTCGTCGTGCCAACAAAACTCATCGAACGGGGCAGTACATGTCTCATCCATGAAAGGGGGTGA